The DNA segment TCCGCAAATCGTACAATCCGCATCCGACAAGGTATTTTTTTCCGCTTTTGGGCGAGGCCGCACTTGTGATAAAGGCGGATTTCCAGCGGTACGCTTTTTTTCCGCCCCGTAAAGGCCAGTAATAATGCACCCAGCCGCCTCCGGCATCAGCCGCGTCAATAAACCATTTCCCGATCGGTTTGCCGTTCAGATCCTTCAGATCCGCCAGACTGGCCTTTTCATTGTCAATGTCGGCAGGATAAACAACCCGTTCGCCATTAACTTCCCATACGAAAATATATACATCGCCGTGAAACCAGCGGGAATCCGGCTCACGGAACTCCTCGAATGCCGATTCGCCCTCTTTATTGACAAGCGCCGCCGCGGAATTGACCAGCTTTACCAGATTCTCGGTTTCGCGGTTATCGTATTTCTGCGCGAACGCGCCTGAACATATGCCCAGCAATACCGCAAGCCCCACCACTGTTTTGGCCATATTTCTCCCCATTGCGGTTAAACTTGTCATTTTATTCTACACTAATTCCGGCAAAAAAATACATCCTCCCCGGAAACCCGGCGGATTGCAAGGTTCGCGGATTCTGTATGGGC comes from the Elusimicrobiaceae bacterium genome and includes:
- a CDS encoding cache domain-containing protein, with product MAKTVVGLAVLLGICSGAFAQKYDNRETENLVKLVNSAAALVNKEGESAFEEFREPDSRWFHGDVYIFVWEVNGERVVYPADIDNEKASLADLKDLNGKPIGKWFIDAADAGGGWVHYYWPLRGGKKAYRWKSAFITSAASPKSGKKYLVGCGLYDLRTERIFLSDTVDAAAALIVRKGTAAFAEIEDRASRFIFSDVYVFVIDSTGTEQVDPLFPEYVGKNIMDLKDTDGHSFVREMFKKASAEKGVWVKYTWPRPGTEKPSVKMSYIRKVAVSGADYLVGAGVYQPDMGGGK